In one window of Nitrososphaerota archaeon DNA:
- a CDS encoding LLM class flavin-dependent oxidoreductase, with protein sequence MLEPQLGMSMDQLVQTAMLAENLGFGYLFRSDHLLPTDDRRGIDSPECWTSLGAIAASTSSIRFGPMVTPVGFRNPALLAKMASTLHSYSRGRLQLSVGAGWYEAEFRAHGYPFPAYSERLAQFREALTIVVALVRQGRADFDGKYFSAHTDCLPRPAGDLHLIIGGKSKPVVRLAARQADEWNLLGSSNESYLGLRKVFDEASDSRRVQISEMGPFMIGKNHAELEESAGLQVSKFGSGISAQDLLKRLRARNAPCGTPEEFVEHLRAKIDSGFQKFYFQTLVPENTSMIELLADTLKRGI encoded by the coding sequence ATGCTTGAGCCCCAGCTCGGCATGAGTATGGATCAACTCGTGCAAACCGCGATGCTGGCAGAGAACCTGGGCTTCGGCTACCTCTTCAGGTCAGACCATCTCCTCCCCACTGACGACAGGCGAGGAATAGATTCGCCCGAGTGCTGGACGAGCCTGGGCGCCATCGCCGCTTCGACTTCCTCAATAAGATTCGGACCCATGGTGACACCAGTCGGCTTCAGGAACCCGGCGCTGCTGGCCAAGATGGCGTCCACCTTACACTCGTATTCCCGCGGAAGGCTTCAGCTTTCAGTGGGTGCGGGCTGGTATGAGGCAGAGTTCCGAGCCCACGGATACCCGTTCCCGGCGTATTCCGAACGACTCGCTCAGTTCCGGGAGGCACTGACTATCGTCGTCGCCCTTGTCCGCCAGGGTAGGGCCGACTTCGACGGGAAGTATTTCTCAGCGCACACCGACTGTCTGCCCAGGCCAGCGGGGGATTTGCACCTGATAATTGGTGGCAAGTCAAAGCCTGTAGTGAGGCTCGCCGCCCGGCAGGCCGACGAATGGAACCTCTTAGGCTCCAGCAATGAGTCGTACCTGGGCCTGAGGAAGGTCTTCGACGAAGCATCCGATTCAAGGCGCGTCCAGATCTCGGAGATGGGGCCTTTCATGATCGGAAAGAACCATGCGGAGCTCGAGGAGAGCGCGGGGCTTCAGGTATCGAAGTTCGGGTCGGGCATCTCCGCCCAGGACCTCCTGAAGCGTTTGAGGGCCAGAAATGCTCCCTGCGGTACGCCTGAGGAGTTCGTCGAGCACCTCCGCGCAAAGATCGACTCGGGGTTCCAAAAGTTCTACTTCCAGACGCTGGTCCCGGAGAACACTTCGATGATCGAGCTACTCGCGGATACGCTCAAGCGAGGCATCTAG
- a CDS encoding PPOX class F420-dependent oxidoreductase: MISESKKKDAAPTFSESEAEFLAENFLGRVATVSLSGQPHVVPVGYSFDGSGITFGGRNLTKSLKFRNLAGNNKVAFVVDVVASANPWKVKGVEIRGRAEAVQSEEGLTFVRVVPEKVRSWGLR, encoded by the coding sequence TTGATTTCGGAGTCCAAGAAGAAGGACGCAGCCCCAACCTTCTCTGAAAGCGAGGCCGAGTTCCTCGCAGAGAACTTCCTGGGAAGGGTCGCCACTGTCTCGCTGTCTGGCCAACCGCACGTCGTCCCCGTTGGATACAGCTTCGACGGCAGTGGGATAACGTTTGGAGGACGCAACCTCACGAAAAGTCTAAAGTTCAGGAACCTCGCAGGGAACAACAAGGTTGCTTTCGTGGTAGACGTGGTTGCTTCTGCCAATCCTTGGAAAGTCAAAGGTGTCGAGATTCGCGGTCGGGCCGAGGCCGTCCAGTCAGAAGAGGGCCTCACTTTTGTCAGGGTGGTCCCCGAAAAGGTCAGGAGCTGGGGACTAAGGTGA
- a CDS encoding MarR family transcriptional regulator, giving the protein MDVHEGLSALELLVLRAIPRARNIEDLAKLTKVPPATLGRTLAKLQIEGYIGGSGGLTEKGKDATGV; this is encoded by the coding sequence ATGGACGTGCATGAAGGACTCTCAGCGCTCGAGCTGCTCGTATTGCGTGCGATCCCCCGCGCCAGGAACATTGAAGACCTAGCCAAGTTAACGAAGGTACCTCCGGCGACTCTCGGACGGACCTTGGCCAAACTCCAGATTGAAGGATACATAGGAGGCAGTGGTGGTCTAACCGAGAAAGGAAAGGACGCCACTGGGGTGTAG
- a CDS encoding PPOX class F420-dependent oxidoreductase, with amino-acid sequence MTLEFWEDAVRLIEGKNFANLGTLMRDGSPQVTPVWVDHDEGLILVNTAERRIKLKNVTRDPRVAVSIFDQENPYNKVLIRGTVVEITKIGAEDHIDKMAMKYRGLAKYPWRQPGISRVLLKIRPTRISK; translated from the coding sequence TTGACCCTCGAATTCTGGGAGGACGCAGTGCGGTTGATCGAGGGGAAGAACTTTGCAAACCTCGGAACTCTGATGCGCGATGGGTCACCCCAGGTCACCCCGGTCTGGGTGGATCATGACGAAGGTCTCATTCTGGTGAACACGGCAGAGAGGCGCATCAAGCTGAAGAACGTGACCCGGGACCCGCGAGTCGCCGTCAGCATCTTCGATCAAGAAAATCCCTACAACAAGGTCCTCATCCGTGGCACGGTCGTCGAGATAACGAAGATCGGGGCCGAAGACCACATCGACAAGATGGCCATGAAGTACAGGGGGCTCGCGAAGTATCCGTGGAGGCAGCCCGGAATCTCCAGGGTTCTGCTCAAGATCAGACCGACGCGGATTTCGAAGTGA
- a CDS encoding class I SAM-dependent methyltransferase: MSTFNDSYRGTPPWDIGRPQAEFVQAAERGEVRGEVIDVGCGTGEHSLFLAARGNPTLGVDSAPLAIEKAKSKATQRHSSAEFLVWDALSLGSLGRRFDCAIDSGLFHVFPDVQRAAYVRSLSEVLRPGGRYLMLCFSDREPADWGGPRRVSREEIRESFAKGWRVDYIKPASFESSFHDHGGKAWLSSLTRVEERP; encoded by the coding sequence TTGAGCACCTTCAACGACAGCTATCGGGGCACACCTCCCTGGGACATCGGGAGGCCTCAGGCGGAGTTCGTCCAAGCTGCAGAAAGGGGCGAAGTTCGGGGCGAGGTCATCGATGTCGGGTGCGGGACGGGAGAGCATTCTCTGTTCTTGGCAGCGAGGGGGAATCCGACACTCGGTGTTGATTCGGCTCCGCTCGCGATTGAAAAGGCCAAGTCGAAGGCAACCCAGAGGCATTCTTCGGCCGAGTTCCTCGTGTGGGACGCTCTCTCCCTCGGATCTTTGGGGAGGCGCTTCGATTGCGCCATCGATTCAGGGCTCTTCCACGTCTTCCCCGACGTGCAGAGGGCGGCATACGTTAGGAGTCTCTCCGAGGTGCTCAGGCCCGGAGGGAGGTATCTGATGCTCTGCTTCAGCGACCGCGAACCTGCGGACTGGGGAGGGCCACGAAGGGTCTCCAGGGAAGAGATACGGGAAAGCTTCGCAAAGGGGTGGCGCGTCGATTACATCAAACCCGCGTCGTTCGAATCTTCTTTTCATGACCATGGGGGAAAAGCGTGGCTATCGAGCCTCACCAGGGTCGAAGAAAGGCCATAG
- a CDS encoding DUF1801 domain-containing protein — protein sequence MNKAARNVDEYISAAPEEAQAKLREVRAAIRETAPTAHESISYRMPYYAYKGRLAWFGLHQAHIGLYVRPPVIEEHKNELAGYVTTKSAVRFPLNRKVPVALVMKLVKARMKKNEAEEVFKA from the coding sequence ATGAATAAGGCAGCGAGGAATGTGGACGAATACATATCGGCAGCCCCCGAAGAAGCGCAGGCCAAACTGAGAGAGGTTCGAGCAGCAATCAGAGAAACGGCACCAACCGCCCACGAAAGCATCAGTTACAGGATGCCATACTACGCCTACAAGGGGCGGCTGGCTTGGTTCGGTCTTCACCAAGCGCACATTGGACTCTATGTTCGTCCTCCTGTCATTGAGGAACACAAGAATGAGCTGGCGGGTTACGTGACTACCAAGTCAGCTGTCCGCTTTCCGCTGAACAGAAAAGTCCCCGTTGCACTGGTAATGAAGCTGGTGAAAGCCCGGATGAAGAAGAACGAGGCCGAGGAAGTCTTCAAGGCTTAA
- the rocF gene encoding arginase has product MKIGIIGSPVDLGQERRGVDMGPTGIRIARLRERLEALGHTVVDFGNIQTTDMSMAKLGDERARYLEDVVRECELVGDKVASCVREKYFPLVLGGDQSTSIGTAAGLAQSITRRGIIWLDAHGDFNTPKTTPSGNVHGMALASILGYGHPKLARLGGISPKALEGNTVLVGGRSFDPLEAKAIARSKMTVFTIREIDELGMKKVMEEAVKVACRGVEGVHLSFDVDVLDPREAPGTGTPVTGGLTYREAHLAMEMLHDSGKVSSAEFVEVNPILDTANHTADLAVELILSLFGKRIKG; this is encoded by the coding sequence TTGAAGATTGGAATCATAGGATCGCCCGTAGACCTGGGACAAGAGCGCAGAGGGGTCGACATGGGGCCCACTGGAATCAGGATCGCACGCCTTCGGGAGCGGCTCGAGGCATTGGGTCACACCGTCGTTGACTTCGGCAACATCCAAACCACTGACATGTCGATGGCCAAGCTCGGAGACGAGCGGGCCCGCTACCTGGAAGACGTGGTCAGGGAGTGCGAGCTTGTTGGCGACAAGGTCGCGTCCTGCGTTCGAGAGAAGTATTTCCCTTTGGTCCTGGGAGGCGACCAGAGCACTTCGATCGGGACCGCTGCTGGGCTAGCCCAGTCTATCACTCGGAGAGGCATTATTTGGCTCGACGCCCACGGCGACTTCAACACCCCCAAGACGACGCCCAGCGGCAACGTCCATGGTATGGCTCTGGCATCCATACTTGGTTACGGCCACCCAAAGTTGGCACGACTGGGTGGGATCTCACCCAAGGCTCTCGAAGGGAACACGGTCTTGGTTGGCGGGCGCAGCTTCGACCCCCTAGAGGCAAAGGCGATTGCGCGCTCAAAGATGACCGTCTTCACAATTAGGGAGATAGACGAGCTGGGCATGAAGAAGGTCATGGAGGAGGCGGTGAAGGTCGCGTGCAGGGGCGTCGAAGGGGTGCACCTTAGCTTCGACGTGGACGTGCTCGACCCCAGAGAGGCCCCAGGAACGGGCACCCCCGTCACCGGCGGGCTGACCTACAGAGAGGCGCACCTAGCCATGGAGATGCTCCACGACTCTGGAAAGGTCTCTTCGGCTGAGTTCGTCGAGGTCAATCCGATCCTCGACACGGCGAACCACACCGCCGACCTGGCGGTCGAGCTGATTCTATCGCTGTTCGGGAAGAGGATCAAGGGGTAG
- a CDS encoding trypsin-like peptidase domain-containing protein — MTSIPSEFENRVTEAVEKVSESIVSVSSTRLERRFYGVVPLEGQGSGIVLDKKGLIVTNNHVIDGASQVHVGFKDGRTLVGEVVGSDEATDVAVIRLDSSDLPAADLGDSEALKVGQFVLAIGNALALPGGPTVSTGVVSAKGRPLPGSDFIFEGLLQTDAAVNPGNSGGPLADLDGRVIGITTMMIPYAQGMGFAIPINTVKRIAQEILEKGRVRRPWIGISGVDLTPPLARRYGVQAASGFLVADVTPGSPASVGGLRSGDVIISADGAEVRHTKDLLFALSKIPPGGFVGLDINRMGSTGRLSLKPSESPELRRYGSGQQGYR, encoded by the coding sequence GTGACGAGCATACCATCCGAATTCGAGAATCGGGTCACGGAGGCCGTCGAGAAAGTGAGCGAGAGCATAGTCAGTGTGAGCAGCACGCGCCTAGAGAGGCGCTTCTACGGGGTAGTCCCCCTAGAGGGCCAGGGGTCGGGGATAGTGCTCGACAAGAAGGGCTTGATCGTTACGAATAACCATGTAATCGACGGGGCGAGCCAGGTTCACGTGGGTTTCAAGGACGGGAGGACGCTAGTTGGCGAAGTCGTTGGCTCGGACGAGGCGACCGACGTGGCCGTCATCAGACTGGACTCCAGTGACCTTCCAGCTGCCGACCTGGGAGACTCAGAAGCATTGAAGGTGGGGCAGTTCGTCCTAGCGATAGGGAACGCCCTCGCGCTTCCAGGCGGGCCGACCGTCTCGACCGGGGTCGTGAGCGCCAAAGGGAGGCCTCTCCCTGGGTCGGACTTCATCTTCGAGGGCCTACTGCAGACGGACGCAGCTGTGAATCCAGGGAACAGCGGAGGCCCCCTCGCAGACCTCGATGGCAGGGTCATCGGGATTACGACGATGATGATACCCTACGCCCAAGGCATGGGGTTCGCCATACCAATCAACACAGTCAAGAGGATAGCACAGGAGATACTGGAGAAGGGCCGGGTCAGGAGGCCCTGGATAGGAATCTCAGGAGTCGACCTCACGCCACCTCTCGCCCGGAGATACGGGGTCCAGGCGGCGTCCGGTTTCCTAGTGGCTGACGTCACACCGGGGAGTCCCGCGAGCGTAGGGGGCCTCCGGTCAGGGGACGTCATCATCAGTGCCGACGGGGCCGAGGTCAGGCATACCAAGGACCTCCTCTTCGCGCTCTCCAAGATTCCCCCGGGCGGCTTCGTCGGACTCGACATCAACCGTATGGGCTCCACGGGGAGGCTCAGTCTCAAGCCGTCTGAATCCCCCGAGCTCAGGCGATACGGCAGCGGTCAACAGGGATACCGGTAG